In one window of Reinekea forsetii DNA:
- the cysK gene encoding cysteine synthase A, giving the protein MRIANSVIDLIGNTPLVKLNALTDGCVATVVAKLEFFNPGKSVKDRIGAAMIAAAEADGSLKAGMTIVEPTSGNTGIALAMVAAAKGYKCILTMPASMSTERRILLRAYGAELILTPGPDGMGGAIAKAQEIQQSDPETYFIPQQFENPANPAIHAATTAEEIWADTDGKVDILIAGVGTGGTVTGVARALKAKNPAFQAIAVEPAASPVLSGGTKAPHPLQGIGAGFIPAILETDLLAEVIQVNNDDAFTTARAMASQEGLLVGISSGAAVWSALEVAKRPENVGKLIVVIIPSFGERYLSTSLYADLAD; this is encoded by the coding sequence ATGCGCATTGCCAACAGTGTGATCGATCTGATCGGCAACACCCCGCTCGTCAAACTAAACGCGCTAACGGATGGCTGCGTTGCAACCGTTGTGGCCAAGCTGGAGTTCTTTAACCCCGGCAAATCGGTTAAAGACCGAATCGGTGCGGCGATGATTGCCGCGGCTGAGGCCGATGGTTCGCTTAAAGCAGGTATGACGATTGTAGAACCCACGTCGGGCAATACCGGCATCGCCCTGGCGATGGTTGCTGCCGCCAAAGGTTATAAATGCATCCTGACCATGCCCGCCTCCATGTCCACTGAACGTCGTATCCTGTTGCGGGCTTATGGCGCGGAACTGATTCTCACCCCCGGACCAGACGGCATGGGCGGCGCCATCGCCAAGGCCCAGGAGATCCAACAGTCGGACCCAGAAACCTATTTCATACCCCAGCAGTTTGAGAACCCGGCCAACCCAGCGATCCATGCGGCCACCACGGCCGAAGAAATCTGGGCCGACACCGATGGCAAGGTCGATATATTGATTGCCGGCGTCGGCACCGGTGGCACCGTCACTGGTGTGGCCCGTGCACTCAAGGCGAAAAATCCGGCCTTCCAAGCCATTGCTGTCGAGCCGGCGGCATCGCCAGTGCTGTCAGGCGGTACCAAGGCACCCCATCCCTTGCAAGGCATCGGCGCCGGCTTTATTCCGGCCATCTTAGAAACCGATTTGTTGGCTGAAGTGATTCAGGTCAACAATGACGACGCCTTTACCACGGCGCGTGCGATGGCCAGTCAAGAGGGTCTGTTGGTCGGTATTTCGTCCGGCGCGGCGGTCTGGAGCGCCTTAGAGGTTGCCAAGCGACCGGAAAATGTCGGCAAGCTGATCGTGGTGATTATTCCGTCGTTCGGCGAACGCTATCTATCGACTTCGCTCTATGCCGATTTGGCTGACTAG
- a CDS encoding S8 family serine peptidase, which translates to MTPTSNPHRLRGFGRSTFLVASFTLLALSATVWANSSVQERENQIERPIIAKNFALTESSMPVPGLVGQNRATVAANRDRYIIGLVDPSVARYRGGIAPYAATSTLGQSRLDSRSPSVRAYNAFLIGNQDKLLQAMTRVLGRVVEPLAALTVATNSLVLELTAAEAAQVALLKGVRSVAPDRLIPLAQSQSLGGYALAGPPVARLFWSIVALGVGLLLVMIVIGWRRGWLSRKLSLLALMAASLGLVGCFYEGGFQWIGAPQIWYGSADLPATRGEGVIIGVIDTGINPISASFAAVSDDGYRHANPLGAPVGVCDPAARVYDPTFPCNGKLIGAWGVPYIHNGSPRDQDGHGSHTAGTAAGNLVYRATVTAPTGFAVSKTIAGVAPRANLIAYSVCAPEGCYSSAILFAINQAIVDGVDVINYSIGGSAYDPWDDSDSLAFLAALDAGIFVATSAGNSGPDFATVGSPADAPWLTSVAASSHNYFYQNSLVELRDADANQLPDIIGQSITPGFGPADLVDAADYGNPLCLAGGFSAPFNGEIVLCDAGIIARVAKGQNVLDNGAGGLILTRPPMSADGSGYLEADTHVLPATHITYADAGRLRAWLGAGSGHRGRLTGTTQVRAEDYADVLAYFSSRGANPTAMSVVKPNITAPGRAIFAAFHEDYSEAEQDYNIIQGTSMSSPHIAGAGALLSALHPDWTPMQIQSAMMTTANLAQFKEDGQTPADPFDVGAGRIDLPRAARATLLLDESVPGFLAADPYFGGNPALLNLAALGDQACVVDCSWTRTVTNVGAQDTEWTSRASAAVTVSPERFELAPGASTELTFVADAGTVAVGQWLFDQVALQANSDAIPDVHFPVAALSTLSNLPNSIEISAVQPSDVVRLEGLKAIEISAARIDIRGLAKATRYNDALVSDPTNGDPFDGGFDPSISGQALFLLDIPAGASRFVAQISASQSEDLDLFVGYGSVPGFATLVDYAASGSALEYLNIDYPPAGPLWVVVQNWEGGHSSPQDFSLHLAVVTGDSGNLTVSVPYSQPAGELFSADIGFVLPGSLPGDRYYGSFSLGTDSAHPANLGTIGVDLVRY; encoded by the coding sequence ATGACACCCACTTCCAACCCGCATCGGCTGCGTGGCTTTGGCCGCAGTACATTCCTAGTCGCAAGCTTCACGCTGCTGGCGCTCAGCGCCACTGTCTGGGCCAACAGTAGCGTGCAGGAGCGCGAAAACCAGATCGAGCGACCCATTATAGCCAAGAATTTTGCGCTAACCGAGTCGTCGATGCCTGTGCCGGGGCTCGTTGGGCAGAATAGAGCGACCGTTGCGGCCAACCGAGACCGCTATATAATTGGCCTTGTAGACCCATCGGTGGCCCGTTACCGGGGTGGCATTGCCCCCTATGCTGCAACCAGCACCCTAGGGCAGTCGCGCTTAGACAGTCGCTCCCCGAGTGTTCGGGCCTATAACGCCTTTCTGATCGGCAACCAGGACAAGCTGTTGCAGGCGATGACGCGCGTGCTGGGTCGTGTAGTAGAACCGTTGGCGGCCTTGACGGTGGCCACAAACAGCCTAGTGCTTGAACTGACCGCGGCCGAAGCGGCGCAGGTTGCGTTGCTCAAGGGTGTCCGCAGTGTCGCACCGGACCGCCTGATTCCCTTGGCGCAAAGCCAATCACTGGGCGGCTATGCGTTAGCTGGCCCGCCGGTTGCAAGGCTTTTTTGGTCAATCGTGGCATTGGGCGTCGGCCTCTTGCTGGTGATGATTGTGATTGGCTGGCGGCGCGGCTGGCTCAGCCGAAAGCTGTCGCTGTTGGCCCTGATGGCCGCCAGTCTGGGCCTGGTCGGGTGTTTTTACGAAGGCGGTTTTCAATGGATTGGCGCGCCACAAATCTGGTACGGCTCGGCCGACTTGCCCGCGACACGCGGCGAGGGGGTTATTATTGGCGTGATTGATACCGGTATCAATCCCATTTCAGCGTCCTTTGCCGCCGTGTCCGATGATGGCTATCGGCACGCCAATCCTTTAGGCGCCCCGGTCGGGGTGTGCGATCCGGCGGCCCGCGTGTATGACCCAACCTTTCCCTGTAACGGTAAATTAATCGGTGCTTGGGGGGTGCCCTATATCCATAATGGCAGCCCACGCGATCAAGACGGTCACGGTTCGCACACCGCCGGCACCGCCGCCGGAAATCTGGTCTACCGGGCCACCGTGACCGCGCCTACGGGGTTTGCCGTGAGCAAAACCATCGCCGGTGTGGCGCCGCGCGCGAACCTAATTGCCTATTCGGTCTGTGCGCCAGAAGGCTGCTATAGCAGCGCCATTCTCTTTGCCATCAATCAAGCCATTGTCGATGGCGTCGATGTGATCAACTACTCGATCGGCGGCAGCGCCTATGATCCGTGGGACGACTCCGACTCGTTGGCGTTTCTTGCTGCCTTGGATGCCGGTATCTTCGTCGCAACCTCGGCCGGCAATTCCGGACCCGATTTTGCCACGGTGGGCAGCCCAGCCGATGCGCCTTGGTTAACCTCGGTGGCCGCCAGCTCGCACAATTATTTCTACCAGAACAGTCTGGTCGAGCTGCGCGACGCCGATGCAAATCAGCTGCCGGATATCATTGGCCAGTCGATCACACCCGGCTTCGGTCCGGCGGATCTGGTGGATGCGGCCGATTACGGCAATCCGCTCTGCTTGGCAGGTGGTTTTAGCGCGCCGTTCAATGGTGAGATAGTGCTCTGCGATGCCGGCATCATCGCCCGCGTGGCCAAGGGCCAAAATGTGCTCGACAATGGCGCAGGCGGCCTAATCCTGACGCGTCCGCCCATGTCGGCCGATGGCTCCGGCTATTTGGAAGCCGACACCCATGTCTTGCCGGCGACCCATATTACCTACGCCGATGCCGGCCGTTTACGCGCATGGTTAGGGGCTGGATCTGGCCACCGCGGCAGACTGACCGGCACAACCCAAGTGCGCGCCGAAGACTATGCCGATGTGCTCGCCTATTTCAGTTCGCGCGGCGCAAATCCAACCGCCATGAGTGTCGTAAAACCGAACATTACCGCGCCCGGCCGGGCCATCTTTGCCGCCTTTCATGAGGACTATTCCGAGGCGGAACAGGACTACAATATTATCCAGGGCACGTCGATGTCGAGCCCCCATATAGCCGGAGCCGGAGCCCTGCTGAGCGCCTTGCATCCGGACTGGACGCCGATGCAGATCCAGTCGGCGATGATGACCACCGCCAATCTAGCGCAGTTCAAAGAAGACGGTCAGACCCCGGCGGACCCCTTTGATGTGGGTGCCGGGCGCATCGATTTGCCCCGTGCCGCACGAGCCACGTTGTTATTGGACGAAAGCGTGCCCGGCTTCCTAGCCGCCGATCCCTATTTTGGTGGCAACCCGGCCCTGCTCAACTTGGCGGCCCTGGGCGACCAAGCGTGTGTGGTCGATTGCAGCTGGACCCGGACCGTGACCAATGTCGGCGCGCAAGATACCGAATGGACGAGTCGAGCCAGTGCTGCGGTTACCGTCAGCCCGGAGCGCTTTGAGCTGGCACCGGGTGCCAGCACTGAATTGACCTTTGTGGCCGATGCCGGAACCGTTGCGGTTGGCCAGTGGCTCTTCGATCAGGTTGCGCTGCAGGCTAACAGCGACGCGATACCCGATGTGCATTTTCCGGTTGCGGCCCTATCGACATTATCCAACTTGCCCAACTCGATCGAGATCAGCGCCGTGCAACCTTCCGATGTGGTGCGCCTAGAGGGTTTAAAGGCCATCGAGATTAGCGCCGCACGCATCGATATTCGTGGGCTGGCCAAAGCGACCCGCTATAACGACGCGCTGGTGTCAGACCCGACCAATGGCGACCCATTCGATGGCGGTTTCGACCCGTCAATCAGCGGTCAGGCTCTGTTTTTGCTCGATATACCGGCGGGTGCGAGTCGTTTTGTCGCCCAAATCAGTGCGTCCCAATCCGAGGATTTAGATCTGTTTGTTGGTTATGGCTCGGTGCCAGGTTTCGCTACGCTGGTCGACTATGCCGCATCGGGCAGCGCTCTGGAATATCTGAATATCGACTACCCGCCGGCCGGGCCCCTCTGGGTGGTAGTGCAAAACTGGGAGGGAGGGCACAGCAGCCCGCAGGATTTCAGCTTGCATCTGGCCGTGGTGACCGGTGACAGCGGTAATCTCACAGTGAGCGTGCCCTATAGCCAGCCCGCCGGGGAACTGTTCAGTGCCGATATTGGCTTTGTCTTACCCGGATCGCTACCCGGCGATCGCTACTATGGCTCGTTCAGTCTGGGCACCGATTCCGCCCATCCGGCGAATCTGGGGACCATCGGAGTGGATTTGGTGCGTTATTGA
- the hemW gene encoding radical SAM family heme chaperone HemW translates to MSLPPLAIYIHVPWCIRKCPYCDFNSHAAKAEDIPEADYLSRMHEDIRQDASLAQGRKAQSVFFGGGTPSLLSASAIGQIIHWVEHYIGLTDNAEITLEANPGTVEAHRFAGFRAAGVNRLSIGVQSFADRLLQTLGRIHSADEAIRAIDIARQAGFDNFNIDLMHGLPDQSEAEALADLHQAVALSPTHISWYQLTIEANTEFYRQPPTLPADETLWDIQQAGQEYLASQGYNQYEVSAYARDADQSQHNLNYWRYGDYLGLGPGAHGKYSRALTQGGLSITRTKKTRLPKDYLNADRPLMRQEESIAEADRPFDYFINAFRLREPVSLRQFEHSTGVPSATLAPVLSLLVARGLIRWQDDSVATTDHGYLHLNDVLSYWLE, encoded by the coding sequence ATGTCACTGCCCCCCTTAGCCATCTATATCCATGTGCCTTGGTGTATCCGCAAATGCCCCTATTGCGATTTCAACTCCCATGCCGCCAAGGCCGAGGACATTCCCGAAGCCGACTATCTGAGCCGGATGCACGAAGACATTCGCCAAGATGCCTCCTTGGCACAGGGGCGCAAGGCCCAATCGGTTTTTTTTGGCGGCGGTACGCCCAGCTTGCTCAGCGCCAGTGCGATCGGCCAGATCATCCACTGGGTCGAGCACTATATCGGCTTGACCGACAACGCTGAAATCACCCTGGAAGCCAACCCTGGAACTGTCGAGGCGCATCGTTTTGCCGGCTTTCGCGCGGCCGGTGTGAATCGATTATCTATTGGGGTGCAGAGTTTTGCTGACCGTTTATTGCAAACGCTGGGCCGAATTCACTCCGCCGACGAAGCAATAAGAGCCATCGATATCGCCCGACAAGCGGGCTTCGACAACTTTAATATCGACCTCATGCACGGTCTGCCCGACCAGTCCGAAGCCGAGGCCTTGGCCGATCTGCACCAGGCCGTGGCATTGTCCCCGACCCATATCAGCTGGTATCAATTGACCATCGAGGCGAACACCGAATTTTACCGTCAACCTCCGACCTTGCCGGCCGATGAGACCCTGTGGGACATCCAGCAGGCGGGCCAGGAGTATCTGGCCAGTCAGGGTTATAACCAATACGAGGTCTCGGCCTATGCCCGCGATGCCGACCAGAGCCAACACAATCTGAACTATTGGCGCTATGGTGACTATTTGGGTTTGGGTCCCGGCGCCCATGGCAAGTATAGCCGTGCTCTCACTCAGGGTGGCCTCAGCATCACCCGAACGAAGAAAACTCGGTTGCCTAAGGATTATCTCAATGCCGACCGACCGCTGATGCGCCAGGAAGAGAGCATTGCGGAAGCCGACCGACCGTTCGACTATTTTATCAATGCTTTTCGACTGCGTGAGCCGGTCTCCCTGCGTCAGTTTGAGCACAGCACCGGCGTGCCAAGCGCGACGCTTGCCCCGGTGCTAAGCCTATTAGTGGCGCGCGGACTGATCCGCTGGCAGGATGATTCAGTCGCCACAACCGACCATGGCTACCTGCATTTAAACGATGTGCTGTCTTACTGGCTGGAGTAA
- the waaA gene encoding lipid IV(A) 3-deoxy-D-manno-octulosonic acid transferase, whose product MKTRLALTAYSLIWSLLLPLVLLRLWLKGRRQPDYRLRWPERMGHWPLYPQGCLWIHAVSVGETIAAKPLVEQWQQRHPDIPILLTTMTPTGSATVRKLFGTTVHHAYLPWDMPGLQRKLVKRLQPRLLVIMETELWPNLIHACRRAEVPVLLANARLSEQSQRGYQRVRALTRPMLRSLSGIAAQHTPDADRFAALGVDERKLQVTGSIKFDITLDTRTRDLSKQLSKAIGKRPIWIAASTHEGEDEVLLKAHGKLKIKLPDALLILVPRHPERADRIAGLLYKQHFQFARRSLDQVPNADQSVFLIDSLGELMTFFGLAQAAFIGNSLNGGGGHNPIEPASVGVPVLIGPSYTNFQTIIEAMRAEQAVVMVHSVDELRDRLLGLLQSKDLRDTYGQRAYLFYQQQQGALKRLMGWIENLLNRNPELADPLRQPTQPEPVDEKNGNS is encoded by the coding sequence ATGAAAACACGCCTTGCCTTAACCGCCTATTCACTCATCTGGTCGCTGCTGCTGCCGCTGGTGCTGCTGCGACTCTGGCTAAAGGGCCGCCGACAACCGGATTACCGATTGCGCTGGCCCGAACGGATGGGCCATTGGCCGCTTTATCCTCAGGGCTGCCTGTGGATTCATGCCGTCAGTGTCGGTGAAACCATCGCCGCCAAACCCTTGGTGGAGCAATGGCAGCAACGTCACCCGGATATTCCCATTCTGCTTACCACCATGACGCCGACCGGTTCGGCTACGGTGCGCAAGCTGTTTGGCACCACGGTTCATCACGCCTATCTGCCTTGGGATATGCCCGGCCTGCAACGCAAGCTGGTTAAACGGTTACAGCCCAGACTGTTGGTGATTATGGAAACCGAGCTCTGGCCCAATCTGATCCATGCCTGTCGACGGGCGGAAGTACCAGTATTGCTGGCCAATGCTCGGCTATCCGAGCAATCCCAGCGCGGTTATCAACGGGTCCGGGCCCTGACTAGGCCGATGCTCAGAAGTCTCAGCGGTATTGCCGCGCAACACACCCCCGATGCCGATCGTTTCGCCGCCTTGGGGGTCGACGAGCGCAAATTGCAGGTCACCGGGTCGATTAAGTTCGATATCACACTGGACACCCGAACCCGCGATCTCAGCAAACAGTTGTCGAAAGCCATCGGTAAGCGGCCGATCTGGATTGCCGCCAGTACCCATGAGGGCGAGGACGAAGTGCTGCTCAAGGCGCACGGCAAGTTGAAGATTAAGTTACCCGACGCCCTATTGATCTTAGTCCCGCGCCACCCGGAGCGCGCCGACCGGATCGCCGGCCTGCTCTATAAACAACATTTTCAGTTTGCTCGACGCTCGCTCGATCAGGTGCCGAACGCCGATCAGTCGGTGTTTTTAATCGATAGCCTGGGCGAACTGATGACCTTCTTTGGCTTGGCCCAGGCTGCTTTTATCGGCAACAGCCTGAACGGTGGCGGTGGCCACAATCCCATCGAACCGGCTAGCGTGGGCGTGCCGGTGCTGATCGGACCGAGTTACACCAACTTCCAAACCATTATCGAGGCGATGCGTGCCGAACAGGCGGTGGTGATGGTGCACTCGGTCGATGAGCTGCGCGATCGCCTACTCGGCTTGCTGCAGTCCAAAGATTTGCGCGACACCTATGGCCAGCGCGCTTACCTGTTTTACCAGCAACAACAGGGGGCCTTGAAACGCCTAATGGGTTGGATCGAAAATCTGCTCAATCGAAACCCTGAGCTGGCCGACCCGCTGCGCCAACCCACCCAACCGGAGCCGGTGGATGAGAAGAACGGAAACTCTTGA
- a CDS encoding TrkH family potassium uptake protein, which yields MVIRSRYLHSLVALSMLPLAIVGTLFVGFAYLSLFLFHDNLTRVFFYPGLTLWVLASFLWLLVRHQAIVIQVRIAPLFATLAWIITGLCSAIPIASVTGISPTGAIFESFSALTTTGATVLSNLDSMPLSFLMYRQFLQWLGGLGIVIFVVAVLPHLNVGGMKLLKAEVPGPTKDDKLVARTVNTAHYLWLVYGAITLLCALAYYLVGMSWFDAIAHSFSTVSTGGFSTHDASLGFFHSELVYLVSDLFMLMGAINFALHFQLFKIKNPRLYLENEEARSFLLIILSFGLLMSAVLLFSGQTESPLLTLNHAFFILISFITSTGFGAEDFTEWPLAGLFLLLISAYLGGCAGSTAGGSKIIRIIILLKLVRREIQRLIHPHGVLTIRYQGRPVDDAVVRNTLAFIFFVILSSTGLTLLLMMTTGLDIWSAVSAVSACLNVLGPAFGDLSSNFQSVNDLGLALLSIAMVLGRLEYLTIIVLFMPKFWQY from the coding sequence ATGGTCATCCGCAGTCGCTACCTACACAGCCTTGTTGCCTTGTCTATGTTGCCATTGGCGATCGTCGGCACCCTGTTTGTTGGCTTTGCCTACCTGTCTCTATTTCTGTTCCACGACAACCTAACTCGCGTATTTTTTTATCCCGGACTGACGCTCTGGGTGTTGGCATCCTTCCTGTGGCTGTTGGTGAGACACCAAGCCATAGTGATTCAAGTGCGCATAGCACCACTTTTTGCCACACTGGCTTGGATTATAACCGGCCTCTGCTCGGCTATTCCCATTGCGTCTGTAACCGGGATCAGTCCGACCGGTGCTATCTTCGAGTCGTTCAGCGCGCTCACTACGACCGGTGCCACCGTACTGTCGAATCTGGATAGCATGCCACTCAGCTTTCTAATGTATCGCCAGTTTCTGCAATGGCTCGGCGGGCTCGGCATCGTCATCTTTGTCGTCGCAGTGCTGCCGCATCTCAATGTCGGCGGTATGAAGCTGCTCAAGGCTGAGGTCCCGGGGCCGACCAAAGACGACAAGCTGGTGGCCCGAACGGTCAACACCGCCCACTATCTTTGGCTGGTCTATGGTGCGATCACTCTACTTTGTGCCTTGGCCTATTATCTGGTTGGCATGAGCTGGTTCGACGCCATCGCGCACAGCTTCTCAACCGTCTCGACCGGTGGCTTCTCGACCCACGATGCCAGCCTCGGTTTTTTTCACAGCGAGTTGGTCTACCTGGTGTCGGATCTCTTTATGCTCATGGGAGCAATTAACTTCGCGCTGCATTTTCAGCTGTTCAAGATTAAGAACCCACGCCTGTATTTAGAAAATGAAGAGGCCCGCAGCTTCCTGTTGATCATCCTATCGTTCGGGCTGCTGATGTCTGCCGTACTCTTATTCTCCGGCCAGACCGAGTCTCCGCTACTCACGCTGAATCACGCCTTTTTTATCCTCATCTCCTTTATCACCAGCACCGGCTTCGGCGCCGAGGACTTCACCGAGTGGCCCCTGGCGGGGTTGTTTTTGCTGCTAATCAGTGCTTATCTGGGCGGTTGCGCCGGCTCAACGGCAGGTGGCAGTAAAATCATCCGAATTATAATACTCTTAAAGCTGGTCCGCCGGGAAATCCAACGCCTAATCCACCCCCATGGCGTGCTTACCATTCGCTACCAAGGCCGGCCGGTCGACGATGCGGTCGTGCGCAATACCCTAGCCTTTATCTTCTTCGTTATTCTGTCCAGTACCGGTTTGACGCTGTTGCTGATGATGACGACCGGTCTCGATATCTGGTCGGCAGTCAGTGCGGTAAGCGCCTGCCTGAATGTCTTGGGGCCGGCCTTTGGCGACTTAAGCAGCAATTTTCAGTCGGTTAATGATCTTGGCTTGGCGCTGCTGTCGATCGCCATGGTTTTGGGGCGGCTGGAATATTTGACGATTATCGTCTTATTTATGCCAAAATTTTGGCAATATTAA
- a CDS encoding glutamate synthase subunit beta produces MGNPTGFIEIARKLPEDRDAKSRLIDWQEVHEHLPEAEIKQQASRCMDCGVPFCMSGQSEYAPVVAGCPVNNLIPEWNDLIYRGRWKEALQRLHKTNNFPEFTGRVCPAPCEGSCVLGINADPVTIKLHEVSIIERGFSEGWITAQPPSKRTGKTVAVIGSGPAGLAAAAQLNSAGHKVTVFERADRIGGLLMYGIPNMKLQKELVERRVQLMFEEGITFVTDTEVGKDISLAQIHADFSAVVFATGATVPRDLVVDGRSAQGVHFAMEFLGKNTKSLLDSQHQDGQYISAQGKDVVVIGGGDTGTDCVGTSMRHGCKSVIQLEIMPQPPGRRQANNPWPQWPKRLLVDYGQQESVAVQGHDPRIYEVMTKQIEQDAQGQVVAVHTVKIEWQKNATGQMVPVEVAGSATRYPADLVLLAMGFMGPEAAPLQALGVAQDARSNAQAAYGAFNTNVEGVFACGDARRGQSLIVWAINEGRGAAHEVDKFLMGKTYLPK; encoded by the coding sequence ATGGGAAATCCAACGGGTTTTATCGAGATTGCACGTAAGTTACCGGAAGACCGTGATGCCAAAAGCCGGCTAATCGACTGGCAGGAAGTGCACGAGCACTTGCCCGAAGCCGAGATCAAACAACAGGCATCGCGTTGCATGGATTGCGGCGTGCCCTTCTGCATGTCGGGCCAGTCCGAATATGCACCAGTGGTGGCCGGCTGTCCGGTCAACAACCTGATTCCAGAATGGAATGATCTAATCTATCGCGGTCGTTGGAAGGAAGCCTTGCAGCGTCTGCACAAGACCAATAACTTTCCAGAATTTACCGGACGCGTTTGCCCGGCACCCTGTGAAGGTTCCTGCGTATTAGGCATCAATGCTGACCCGGTGACCATCAAGCTGCACGAAGTATCGATTATCGAGCGTGGCTTTAGCGAAGGCTGGATCACCGCCCAACCGCCGAGCAAACGGACCGGTAAAACGGTTGCCGTGATTGGCTCCGGCCCCGCCGGTTTGGCCGCCGCCGCGCAGTTGAATTCGGCCGGCCATAAGGTCACGGTATTCGAACGGGCCGATCGGATTGGCGGGTTGCTGATGTATGGCATCCCCAATATGAAGCTGCAGAAAGAGCTGGTGGAACGCCGGGTGCAACTGATGTTCGAAGAGGGCATTACCTTTGTCACCGATACCGAGGTGGGCAAGGACATCAGCCTGGCGCAGATCCACGCCGATTTCAGTGCCGTGGTCTTTGCCACCGGTGCGACGGTCCCGCGCGATTTAGTCGTAGACGGCCGATCGGCACAGGGCGTGCATTTTGCCATGGAATTTCTCGGCAAAAACACCAAGAGCCTGTTGGACTCGCAGCATCAGGATGGCCAATACATCAGCGCCCAAGGCAAGGATGTGGTGGTGATCGGCGGCGGCGATACCGGCACCGATTGCGTCGGGACCTCGATGCGGCACGGCTGCAAGTCGGTGATTCAGCTGGAAATCATGCCGCAACCACCTGGCCGCCGTCAGGCCAATAATCCGTGGCCGCAGTGGCCCAAGCGATTGTTGGTCGATTACGGTCAGCAGGAGTCGGTCGCCGTGCAGGGTCATGACCCGCGCATTTACGAAGTGATGACCAAGCAGATAGAGCAGGACGCCCAGGGTCAGGTTGTGGCCGTGCACACCGTGAAGATCGAATGGCAGAAAAACGCCACCGGTCAGATGGTGCCGGTGGAAGTCGCCGGCAGCGCAACCCGCTACCCGGCCGATTTAGTCTTGCTGGCCATGGGCTTTATGGGACCGGAAGCGGCACCCTTGCAGGCGCTGGGCGTTGCCCAAGACGCGCGCTCCAATGCCCAGGCCGCCTATGGTGCCTTCAATACCAATGTCGAGGGTGTGTTCGCCTGCGGCGACGCCCGACGCGGTCAGAGTCTGATCGTGTGGGCGATCAATGAAGGCCGTGGCGCGGCGCACGAAGTGGATAAGTTCCTGATGGGTAAAACCTACCTGCCGAAGTAA
- the rdgB gene encoding RdgB/HAM1 family non-canonical purine NTP pyrophosphatase, which produces MHRQRNKKCIVTVNWSLSLKFQTNRYRHYAHRVHYAKIPDTTNGHEMRTMYCTNHWVLASNNAGKLREFNDLLAPLAIKIQPQAELEVPDAIEDGLSFIENALIKARHAARLTGLPALSDDSGLEVDALHGAPGIYSARYASMAGGDKSDLANLNKLLVDLKDVPPAERTARFHCVLAFMRHADDPTPIVIQGTWEGSLLQAPAGDKGFGYDPIFWVAAHGCSAAQLSKAEKNRLSHRGLAVAAFKRRMAQLLEQNPAAVGR; this is translated from the coding sequence TTGCATCGACAGAGAAATAAAAAATGCATCGTGACCGTCAACTGGTCTCTAAGCCTAAAATTCCAGACTAATCGTTATCGGCATTACGCCCATCGGGTGCACTATGCTAAAATCCCCGACACTACAAATGGCCATGAGATGCGCACCATGTATTGCACCAACCACTGGGTTCTGGCCTCCAATAATGCCGGAAAGTTGCGGGAATTTAATGATCTATTGGCGCCTCTGGCCATCAAGATTCAGCCACAGGCCGAGCTAGAAGTCCCCGATGCGATTGAAGACGGTCTCAGTTTTATCGAAAATGCCCTTATAAAGGCGCGTCACGCCGCACGTTTGACCGGATTACCCGCGCTGTCGGACGATTCGGGTTTGGAAGTGGATGCCCTGCACGGCGCTCCGGGCATCTATAGCGCGCGCTATGCCTCAATGGCCGGCGGTGACAAGTCCGATTTGGCCAATCTGAACAAGCTGTTGGTCGATCTCAAAGACGTTCCCCCGGCCGAGCGCACCGCTCGCTTTCATTGCGTACTGGCCTTTATGCGCCATGCCGATGATCCAACACCGATCGTCATTCAGGGTACCTGGGAAGGGTCTCTGCTCCAGGCACCGGCCGGGGATAAGGGCTTTGGTTACGATCCCATTTTCTGGGTCGCGGCACACGGGTGCAGTGCGGCGCAGTTAAGCAAGGCAGAAAAAAACCGACTCAGCCACAGAGGGCTTGCCGTGGCGGCTTTTAAGCGCCGCATGGCGCAGCTGTTAGAGCAAAACCCCGCAGCGGTGGGTCGCTAA
- a CDS encoding peptidylprolyl isomerase, which produces MATPAKNACARHILVKTRAEADSIKQRLDQGADFGQLAKRFSTCPSGKKGGDLGEFKRGTMAKAFDSVVFNKPVLVVHGPVKTQFGFHLIQTIFRT; this is translated from the coding sequence ATGGCCACCCCCGCAAAAAATGCCTGCGCCCGTCACATCCTAGTGAAAACGCGCGCCGAAGCCGACTCGATCAAGCAACGTCTCGATCAGGGCGCTGATTTTGGTCAGCTCGCGAAGCGATTTTCGACCTGTCCATCGGGTAAGAAAGGCGGCGATCTGGGCGAGTTCAAACGCGGCACCATGGCTAAGGCGTTCGATAGCGTAGTGTTTAACAAGCCGGTTTTGGTGGTGCATGGGCCGGTTAAGACTCAGTTCGGCTTTCATCTAATCCAAACGATTTTTCGCACCTAG